A stretch of Miscanthus floridulus cultivar M001 chromosome 13, ASM1932011v1, whole genome shotgun sequence DNA encodes these proteins:
- the LOC136499509 gene encoding trimethyltridecatetraene synthase-like has translation MEVPVPPRTSSSLATTILLATALFLVTTTILRRCGHQHRQARKHNIPLGPRLWPVISNLNLLGTLPHRTIHELSARYGALMSLRFGAFPAVVSSSVEVAEVLFMTQDLAYLDRPCMACGKYTV, from the coding sequence ATGGAGGTACCGGTACCACCACGAACGTCGTCCTCCCTCGCGACGACGATCCTACTGGCCACCGCGCTCTTCCTCGTGACGACGACCATTCTCCGCCGTTGTGGCCACCAGCACCGACAAGCTCGCAAGCACAACATCCCGCTGGGTCCTCGGCTGTGGCCGGTGATCAGCAACCTGAACCTCCTAGGCACCCTACCACACCGCACCATCCACGAGCTCTCGGCGCGGTATGGTGCGCTCATGTCCCTTCGCTTCGGCGCCTTCCCAGCCGTCGTCAGCTCCTCCGTCGAGGTGGCTGAGGTCCTCTTCATGACACAGGACCTGGCGTACCTCGATCGGCCCTGCATGGCCTGCGGCAAGTACACCGTGTAA